From Nicotiana tabacum cultivar K326 chromosome 22, ASM71507v2, whole genome shotgun sequence, one genomic window encodes:
- the LOC107775706 gene encoding uncharacterized protein LOC107775706 isoform X2: MQVCHVVVFIQEGSRFDTQMLKKFRILQAAKQALTPFVKSRSLSPSGSGSPFASPSRRGASGRSSNNPSPIKSRGIFNRNNSAITLMSGLGSYTSLLPGLCTPVTLFAFLDDFADDYPSSSFEEPADISSANQSSSAGTSARPSLAPKGSGSVVVLARPVSKSEGGFRKKLQSSLEAQIRFSIKKCRTLSGSETGHTGSRSGGVSNSAPLFSFDASKAVALLDITSNKRGESLEFATGLVEDVLNGKATSNSLLLESHSQSANREDILSVKEFICRQADIVRGRGGVVSSTNSGPASGVGMVAVAAAAAAAASAASGKTFTSPELPHLEKWLSSSQLILQAILSAKHAIVDGTEISKRKLRQRNSVSPPVEGNASKISDPLEIAMSYLESGRGVNTRFSTLWCQKALPVAKATYLNELPPCYPTSQHKAHLERALHAFNSMVKGPAVRFYLQKLEDECTSIWTSGRQLCDAVSLTGKPCMHQRHDVETAGLCSSDDIKPHSSGHVFLHACACGRSRLLRPDPFDFETANVTFNHSMDCDKLLPTIQLPPGSDTGGPIQPLSWSLIRVGNARYYQPSKGLIQSGFSSTQKFLLRWTILLEKPKRENGLLSSNSQQANMNTFNSNARDGPNKDAGIENAGALSVQNGYQIQKKSSAGNVKTDDKVNNFGKGVSNFNMRKAFSEVVAGSTAANSGFPPLQSNKQIMSNPDRSIKQKSARDGEREKVNEISDEPVSEKVAVIPDIHEVKNDSITVSNDVTKGNQIFQIGTHLDSMKINRIEKIRPITSSKHATVYIGFEHECPRGHRFILTADHLNKLGSPYVLPVESAVSSSLENIDHKGVGPSRGGKNGGHGKGRRLANEIVPTSSRKVRNLEKSNEGLDDGNSNIEGPAQLSRHPVHAASGEDLATGLQSLNLDDSGYATSLLDRSLPIYMNCPHCMDLKSKNDQADVRFAGTISQLQRIFLVTPHFPVILAANPVIQFEESCLPPSMPDRKKKLQFCLGCRVILPPESFLSLRLPFVYGVQLENGNLHPLMPFEQQPQLTAWITKGTTLQLVSKDSNHEELFT; this comes from the coding sequence ATGCAGGTTTGTCATGTTGTTGTTTTTATTCAAGAAGGGTCACGCTTTGACACCCAGATGCTGAAGAAATTTCGCATCTTGCAAGCAGCTAAACAAGCATTGACTCCATTTGTGAAGTCACGATCTCTGTCACCCTCTGGATCTGGCTCACCTTTTGCATCTCCATCACGTAGAGGTGCATCTGGAAGATCATCTAACAATCCTTCTCCTATCAAAAGCCGTGGCATTTTCAACCGAAATAATTCAGCAATTACTCTGATGTCAGGTTTAGGTTCATATACCTCTTTATTACCCGGGTTATGTACTCCAGTTAcactttttgcttttcttgaCGATTTTGCTGATGATTATCCTAGTTCTAGTTTTGAGGAGCCAGCTGATATTTCCTCAGCGAATCAATCATCTAGTGCTGGTACCTCGGCTCGGCCAAGCTTGGCTCCAAAAGGTTCTGGTTCTGTGGTTGTGCTTGCACGTCCTGTGAGTAAATCTGAAGGTGGGTTCAGGAAGAAATTGCAGTCTTCTCTGGAGGCACAGATTCGTTTCTCCATTAAAAAATGCCGGACACTGTCTGGTTCTGAAACTGGTCATACGGGTTCAAGAAGTGGGGGTGTGTCAAATTCTGCACCTCTGTTTTCCTTTGATGCATCAAAGGCTGTTGCACTTTTAGATATAACATCTAATAAGAGAGGTGAATCCCTTGAATTTGCCACCGGCCTTGTGGAAGATGTTCTGAACGGGAAAGCAACCTCAAATTCTCTTCTGCTTGAAAGTCATAGCCAGAGTGCAAATAGAGAAGACATACTTTCCGTCAAGGAGTTCATCTGCAGGCAGGCTGATATAGTAAGAGGAAGAGGGGGTGTGGTTTCCAGTACCAACAGTGGTCCAGCTTCTGGTGTTGGCATGGTTGCTGTTGctgcagcagcagcagcagctgcTTCTGCTGCTTCCGGAAAGACATTTACTTCTCCTGAACTTCCACATTTAGAGAAATGGTTATCTTCTAGTCAGCTTATTCTGCAAGCAATCCTTTCAGCAAAACATGCCATTGTGGATGGGACTGAAATTAGTAAGAGAAAGCTGCGACAAAGAAATTCCGTTTCACCACCTGTTGAAGGAAATGCCTCAAAAATTTCAGATCCACTTGAGATTGCAATGTCTTATTTGGAGAGTGGTAGAGGGGTAAATACTAGGTTTTCTACTTTATGGTGCCAAAAGGCCCTTCCAGTAGCTAAGGCGACTTATCTAAATGAGTTGCCTCCGTGCTACCCAACTTCTCAACATAAGGCTCATTTGGAGAGGGCTCTGCATGCCTTCAATTCAATGGTAAAGGGACCTGCTGTACGGTTTTACTTGCAGAAACTGGAAGATGAGTGCACATCCATCTGGACTTCTGGCAGGCAACTATGTGATGCTGTTAGTCTCACGGGAAAACCATGCATGCACCAAAGGCATGATGTAGAAACTGCTGGTTTATGTTCAAGTGATGACATTAAGCCACATTCCAGTGGGCACGTCTTCCTCCATGCATGTGCATGTGGTCGTTCAAGACTCCTGCGACCagatccttttgattttgaaacaGCTAATGTTACTTTCAATCATTCGATGGATTGCGACAAGCTTCTTCCCACAATTCAGTTACCCCCAGGAAGTGATACAGGTGGGCCCATTCAGCCCCTGTCTTGGAGTTTAATTCGAGTTGGGAATGCAAGATACTACCAGCCATCTAAAGGTTTGATACAGAGTGGCTTCAGTTCTACCCAAAAGTTTCTTCTAAGGTGGACCATCCTTCTTGAGAAGCCAAAACGTGAAAATGGGCTACTATCAAGCAATTCACAGCAAGCAAATATGAATACGTTTAATAGCAATGCCAGGGATGGGCCTAACAAAGATGCAGGCATAGAGAATGCTGGTGCTTTGAGTGTACAAAATGGATATCAAATCCAAAAGAAGTCCTCTGCAGGAAATGTCAAAACGGatgataaagtaaataattttgGTAAAGGAGTTTCCAACTTTAATATGAGAAAAGCTTTTTCTGAGGTGGTAGCTGGTTCGACTGCTGCAAATTCAGGATTTCCTCCCctacaatcaaataaacaaattATGTCAAATCCAGATAGGAGTATTAAGCAAAAAAGTGCGAGAGATGGGGAAAGAGAGAAGGTTAATGAGATTAGTGATGAACCAGTATCGGAAAAAGTTGCTGTAATTCCTGATATTCATGAAGTTAAGAATGATAGTATTACTGTTTCTAACGATGTCACTAAAGGTAATCAAATTTTCCAGATAGGTACACATTTGGATTCAATGAAGATCAATAGAATTGAGAAGATCAGACCAATTACCTCTTCTAAGCACGCAACAGTTTACATTGGATTTGAGCATGAGTGCCCCCGTGGGCACCGCTTTATATTAACTGCGGACCATCTCAACAAACTTGGTTCTCCTTATGTGTTGCCTGTAGAATCTGCCGTCTCTTCATCTTTGGAAAATATCGATCATAAGGGGGTAGGTCCCTCTAGAGGGGGTAAGAATGGTGGCCATGGCAAAGGCCGCCGACTGGCAAATGAAATCGTTCCTACTTCCTCTAGGAAGGTTCGGAATCTGGAAAAGTCAAATGAGGGGTTAGATGACGGAAATTCAAATATAGAAGGGCCAGCTCAACTTTCCAGGCATCCAGTACATGCTGCATCAGGGGAAGATCTTGCAACTGGTCTTCAATCTCTAAATCTCGATGACTCTGGCTATGCTACCTCCTTGTTAGATAGAAGTTTGCCCATATACATGAACTGCCCACATTGTATGGATTTGAAGAGTAAGAATGATCAAGCAGATGTGAGATTTGCAGGAACCATTTCACAGCTCCAGAGGATCTTTCTG
- the LOC107775706 gene encoding uncharacterized protein LOC107775706 isoform X1, producing the protein MDSSKLSNPQSMRVLIRPPNPPTHPQVPPPPPHPPPSDATPTSSAPLIPQNGVVVVGFIGKRHDDVAYLMNRIIDFNVFGSGGLDRPVFVEKPEFAVTEDTKSWFEYRNISYYHDEEKGILYLQFSSTRCPMMMEGKNMESKLGFDSILEDHEFGDLQAMLFMFSVCHVVVFIQEGSRFDTQMLKKFRILQAAKQALTPFVKSRSLSPSGSGSPFASPSRRGASGRSSNNPSPIKSRGIFNRNNSAITLMSGLGSYTSLLPGLCTPVTLFAFLDDFADDYPSSSFEEPADISSANQSSSAGTSARPSLAPKGSGSVVVLARPVSKSEGGFRKKLQSSLEAQIRFSIKKCRTLSGSETGHTGSRSGGVSNSAPLFSFDASKAVALLDITSNKRGESLEFATGLVEDVLNGKATSNSLLLESHSQSANREDILSVKEFICRQADIVRGRGGVVSSTNSGPASGVGMVAVAAAAAAAASAASGKTFTSPELPHLEKWLSSSQLILQAILSAKHAIVDGTEISKRKLRQRNSVSPPVEGNASKISDPLEIAMSYLESGRGVNTRFSTLWCQKALPVAKATYLNELPPCYPTSQHKAHLERALHAFNSMVKGPAVRFYLQKLEDECTSIWTSGRQLCDAVSLTGKPCMHQRHDVETAGLCSSDDIKPHSSGHVFLHACACGRSRLLRPDPFDFETANVTFNHSMDCDKLLPTIQLPPGSDTGGPIQPLSWSLIRVGNARYYQPSKGLIQSGFSSTQKFLLRWTILLEKPKRENGLLSSNSQQANMNTFNSNARDGPNKDAGIENAGALSVQNGYQIQKKSSAGNVKTDDKVNNFGKGVSNFNMRKAFSEVVAGSTAANSGFPPLQSNKQIMSNPDRSIKQKSARDGEREKVNEISDEPVSEKVAVIPDIHEVKNDSITVSNDVTKGNQIFQIGTHLDSMKINRIEKIRPITSSKHATVYIGFEHECPRGHRFILTADHLNKLGSPYVLPVESAVSSSLENIDHKGVGPSRGGKNGGHGKGRRLANEIVPTSSRKVRNLEKSNEGLDDGNSNIEGPAQLSRHPVHAASGEDLATGLQSLNLDDSGYATSLLDRSLPIYMNCPHCMDLKSKNDQADVRFAGTISQLQRIFLVTPHFPVILAANPVIQFEESCLPPSMPDRKKKLQFCLGCRVILPPESFLSLRLPFVYGVQLENGNLHPLMPFEQQPQLTAWITKGTTLQLVSKDSNHEELFT; encoded by the exons CCTAattcgacctccaaatccacCTACCCACCCCCAAGTTCCACCCCCTCCTCCCCACCCACCTCCATCAGATGCAACACCCACCTCGTCCGCTCCACTCATCCCTCAAAACGGCGTCGTTGTGGTTGGTTTCATCGGGAAACGCCATGATGACGTGGCTTATTTGATGAACCGGATTATCGACTTTAATGTGTTTGGCTCGGGGGGTTTAGATAGGCCGGTTTTTGTTGAAAAACCGGAATTTGCTGTTACTGAAGACACGAAGAGTTGGTTTGAGTATAGGAATATAAGCTATTATCATGATGAGGAAAAGGGGATTTTGTACTTGCAATTCTCTTCAACTCGATGCCCTATGATGATGGAAGGCAAAAATATGGagtctaaattgggatttgattcAATTTTGGAAGACCACGAATTTGGTGATCTCCAAGCTATGCTCTTTATGTTCTCT GTTTGTCATGTTGTTGTTTTTATTCAAGAAGGGTCACGCTTTGACACCCAGATGCTGAAGAAATTTCGCATCTTGCAAGCAGCTAAACAAGCATTGACTCCATTTGTGAAGTCACGATCTCTGTCACCCTCTGGATCTGGCTCACCTTTTGCATCTCCATCACGTAGAGGTGCATCTGGAAGATCATCTAACAATCCTTCTCCTATCAAAAGCCGTGGCATTTTCAACCGAAATAATTCAGCAATTACTCTGATGTCAGGTTTAGGTTCATATACCTCTTTATTACCCGGGTTATGTACTCCAGTTAcactttttgcttttcttgaCGATTTTGCTGATGATTATCCTAGTTCTAGTTTTGAGGAGCCAGCTGATATTTCCTCAGCGAATCAATCATCTAGTGCTGGTACCTCGGCTCGGCCAAGCTTGGCTCCAAAAGGTTCTGGTTCTGTGGTTGTGCTTGCACGTCCTGTGAGTAAATCTGAAGGTGGGTTCAGGAAGAAATTGCAGTCTTCTCTGGAGGCACAGATTCGTTTCTCCATTAAAAAATGCCGGACACTGTCTGGTTCTGAAACTGGTCATACGGGTTCAAGAAGTGGGGGTGTGTCAAATTCTGCACCTCTGTTTTCCTTTGATGCATCAAAGGCTGTTGCACTTTTAGATATAACATCTAATAAGAGAGGTGAATCCCTTGAATTTGCCACCGGCCTTGTGGAAGATGTTCTGAACGGGAAAGCAACCTCAAATTCTCTTCTGCTTGAAAGTCATAGCCAGAGTGCAAATAGAGAAGACATACTTTCCGTCAAGGAGTTCATCTGCAGGCAGGCTGATATAGTAAGAGGAAGAGGGGGTGTGGTTTCCAGTACCAACAGTGGTCCAGCTTCTGGTGTTGGCATGGTTGCTGTTGctgcagcagcagcagcagctgcTTCTGCTGCTTCCGGAAAGACATTTACTTCTCCTGAACTTCCACATTTAGAGAAATGGTTATCTTCTAGTCAGCTTATTCTGCAAGCAATCCTTTCAGCAAAACATGCCATTGTGGATGGGACTGAAATTAGTAAGAGAAAGCTGCGACAAAGAAATTCCGTTTCACCACCTGTTGAAGGAAATGCCTCAAAAATTTCAGATCCACTTGAGATTGCAATGTCTTATTTGGAGAGTGGTAGAGGGGTAAATACTAGGTTTTCTACTTTATGGTGCCAAAAGGCCCTTCCAGTAGCTAAGGCGACTTATCTAAATGAGTTGCCTCCGTGCTACCCAACTTCTCAACATAAGGCTCATTTGGAGAGGGCTCTGCATGCCTTCAATTCAATGGTAAAGGGACCTGCTGTACGGTTTTACTTGCAGAAACTGGAAGATGAGTGCACATCCATCTGGACTTCTGGCAGGCAACTATGTGATGCTGTTAGTCTCACGGGAAAACCATGCATGCACCAAAGGCATGATGTAGAAACTGCTGGTTTATGTTCAAGTGATGACATTAAGCCACATTCCAGTGGGCACGTCTTCCTCCATGCATGTGCATGTGGTCGTTCAAGACTCCTGCGACCagatccttttgattttgaaacaGCTAATGTTACTTTCAATCATTCGATGGATTGCGACAAGCTTCTTCCCACAATTCAGTTACCCCCAGGAAGTGATACAGGTGGGCCCATTCAGCCCCTGTCTTGGAGTTTAATTCGAGTTGGGAATGCAAGATACTACCAGCCATCTAAAGGTTTGATACAGAGTGGCTTCAGTTCTACCCAAAAGTTTCTTCTAAGGTGGACCATCCTTCTTGAGAAGCCAAAACGTGAAAATGGGCTACTATCAAGCAATTCACAGCAAGCAAATATGAATACGTTTAATAGCAATGCCAGGGATGGGCCTAACAAAGATGCAGGCATAGAGAATGCTGGTGCTTTGAGTGTACAAAATGGATATCAAATCCAAAAGAAGTCCTCTGCAGGAAATGTCAAAACGGatgataaagtaaataattttgGTAAAGGAGTTTCCAACTTTAATATGAGAAAAGCTTTTTCTGAGGTGGTAGCTGGTTCGACTGCTGCAAATTCAGGATTTCCTCCCctacaatcaaataaacaaattATGTCAAATCCAGATAGGAGTATTAAGCAAAAAAGTGCGAGAGATGGGGAAAGAGAGAAGGTTAATGAGATTAGTGATGAACCAGTATCGGAAAAAGTTGCTGTAATTCCTGATATTCATGAAGTTAAGAATGATAGTATTACTGTTTCTAACGATGTCACTAAAGGTAATCAAATTTTCCAGATAGGTACACATTTGGATTCAATGAAGATCAATAGAATTGAGAAGATCAGACCAATTACCTCTTCTAAGCACGCAACAGTTTACATTGGATTTGAGCATGAGTGCCCCCGTGGGCACCGCTTTATATTAACTGCGGACCATCTCAACAAACTTGGTTCTCCTTATGTGTTGCCTGTAGAATCTGCCGTCTCTTCATCTTTGGAAAATATCGATCATAAGGGGGTAGGTCCCTCTAGAGGGGGTAAGAATGGTGGCCATGGCAAAGGCCGCCGACTGGCAAATGAAATCGTTCCTACTTCCTCTAGGAAGGTTCGGAATCTGGAAAAGTCAAATGAGGGGTTAGATGACGGAAATTCAAATATAGAAGGGCCAGCTCAACTTTCCAGGCATCCAGTACATGCTGCATCAGGGGAAGATCTTGCAACTGGTCTTCAATCTCTAAATCTCGATGACTCTGGCTATGCTACCTCCTTGTTAGATAGAAGTTTGCCCATATACATGAACTGCCCACATTGTATGGATTTGAAGAGTAAGAATGATCAAGCAGATGTGAGATTTGCAGGAACCATTTCACAGCTCCAGAGGATCTTTCTG